Below is a genomic region from Gammaproteobacteria bacterium.
TCGCCGCCTCGACATTTTTGAATCTCAAACCGATGTGCGCCTCTTGAGTTCGCATCACGATGGCGGTCAGACGATGTAATCTCGTTGTATCCCCATCTTTTATCTGCAGAATAAGTTCGACCGGAGTGTCTGCATTAAGAGAACACTGACACTGCACGAGCGCACCGCCACTACTGATATTCAATAAGTGTCCACTGAAAAGACCGCCTGGATGACAGGTAATCGTTACGTCGCCGTCGATTGATCGGCGGGTGGCCCATCGGTGTTCCAGTCTCATGTCTATGTCCCCGGAAAGAGAAAGCAAACTAGGTCATTCCCTGGATCCTAAGGGAAAATCATGATCTTAATATGCGAGCGATCAGGGAACCACCATAGGGGTTTCCCCCAACTTCAGACGACGGTTTGCCTTTTGTCCGACAAACGGCACTTCCCGCAGGCTCAACGGTAGTACTGCTTTTCTATTCGAGTGGCCCCTTGGCCAGTGGTGCAACAGCGCTGCGTATGTGGGATTCGGACAGTTGTGATGAGCACCGTTCAATAAAACGGTAGGCGAAGTCGCGCAGATAGTGATTTTTACGCACCGCGATTTTTGTCGTGTTTTGCGGAAAATTATCGGCACCGTCGAGCAAGCGAAGATTAGTATCGCGGGCGGGATCGAATGCCATTGACGCGATGATGCCAATGCCGAGTCCTAGCTCGACGTAGGTTTTAATGACATCGGCATCGCCACTGAGTAGCATCGAAACGATTTCGTTGGGACTCGCTTGGTGCAGCACCAAATGCACGCGTGGAAATTGCGTCTTGAAAGCTTTGACTATCTTTGGCAGGGCATAGCGCGCTTGTGTGTGTTGTGGCGATGCTCAAGTGACCTTGGTCGCGCTGTGAGAATTGCTCGGCGATGCGCTTAATATTTTTGGCATCGAGCAATATTCGGCAATGTCACGTGCCAGAAGATGCTAAAGCCCGGCGCGCTCAGCACCATCGCCGCTTCTTCCTCTTCCCATCCCTGCGCTTCCATCAACGGAATCAGCTCGCGAGCGATGAATGGAAAGGTGACGAAGATCGTCGCTAGCACGATGCCGGATACGGCGAAGATGATCTTAAGGTCGTGCGCGCCGCTAAGCTCGGCTGCGTCAGGCCCGGGCGTACTGCCACTAAAAATTTAAACTGGCGCGTAACGCCGGTCAGACTGGAGGCGACCACCCACGGGTCTTCGCACGAGCGTCCGGTCGGCAATAGCACGCCGTCGTAGCCGAGCGTGTCGGCAGCGACGGCGATCTGTTTCACGTAGTCATAGTTGACCTCGCGCGCCCCTTCGCAAAGTTCTAGCCGTATCGGCACGTAAAAAATTTTCGGCAATTTTCTGTTGCTCAGCCAACACCACTGGGCTTACCGGTTTGGTGCCGTAGCTCAGGCGCGAGACGGCGAGGCCGATGATGTCGGCGTTCAATCCGGTCTGACCGACCAGGAGATCGGTCGCTTCTTGCGGATGCACCGCTGCCCATTTATCGAGCTTGGCAAGCTTATCGAGCGTCGCCGCGATGATGTCCGGTCGGCGATCGGCATATGGACGCGCCGCTAGGAAGAACACGTGGTTCGATACGACGCCGGTACCGTCAGCGAGCACGCGCGCACCGAGTTGCTTCTGGGCCGCGGCGAGGAACGGATCCCAGATGACCCACGCATCTACCGCGCCACGTTCGAACGCCGCACGTGCGTCGGCCGGCGCGAGATACGAAACCTGTACGTCGTTGTAAGCGATGCCGACTTGCTCCAGCGCCTTCACTAACAGGTAGTGCACATTCGAGCCTTTGTTCAGCACGACCCGCTTGCCTTTGAGATCGGCGACCGATTTGAGCGCTGAATCCTTCGGCACGATGATCGCTTCGCTGGTCGGTGCCGGCGGTACGTTACCGACGTACACGAGATCGGCACCGGCGGCTTGCGCGAAGATCGGCGGCGCTTCGCCGACGAGGCCGAAGTCGATTGTGCCGACGTTGAGGCCTTCGAGGAGTTGCGGACCGGCCGGGAACTCGGTCCATTTAACGTCGACGTTAAGCGCCGCCAGTCGTTGCTCGAGTGTGCCGCGCGCCTTGAGCAGCACTAGCGTGCCGAATTTTTGATAGCCGATGTGCAGTTGCTCATGCGGCTTGGACGCTGCGCGCAAGGATCAAGCCGAGTGCGACAACGGCTCTGGCAACCGGTTGCGTCCATTGGCGCAACTCTGTATTCGAACGATTCATGGTGGGACTCCTTATTTAATTAATTGCAGATAGCCGAACAGAACCATTCCCTCCCCCTGAGGGGGAGGGGAAGTCGGTGAAAATCTTTATTTAGATGATGGGCAACATCGTGCTCGTGAGAGCAAATCGATCTTGGCAACGGCGGAAGCGGTTGAGGGACTAACGTACCGCCGCCGCTCACCGATAACTTCGAGCAAGCTCGCAGATTGCGGTTGGGTTGGACTATCGATGAGTAGCGGCGTCATGACGGCTTTCCTTAGCGATTCCTGGCGATTACGACTTACCGAGTTGCGTACTGATTTGGTCGAAGATGCCGTTGTCGTCGAAGTGCGTCTTCTGCGCTTTGGTCCAACCGCCGAAAACCTCGTCGATCGTGAACAGCTTCACCGGCACGAATTGCTTGCCGCGCTTGTCGACAACCTTATCAACGATTGCCACCGGCGGTTCCGCCAGAATCGACAGCGACGGCGTGATGATGTCGAACTTATCCGGGCCGAGTTCCTTAACCGACAAGTAAGCCTCGTTTTCCCAAGCGATCAACACGTCGCCGATGCCACGCTCGACGAAAGTTGTGGTCGCGCCGCGCGCGCCGGAGTCGAGCACCTTCACGTTCTTGTAGACCTGCGTAACGAAATCACGCGCCTTAGTCTCGTTACCGCCAGGCTGTTTTAACGCATAATCCCAAGCGGCGAGATAGTTCCAGCGCGCGCCGCCGGACGTCTTCGGGTTCGGTGTGATGACGTCGATGCCGGGCTTCGCGAGATCAGTCCAGTCCTTGATGCCCTTCGGGTTGCCCTTGCGCACCAGGAAGACGATGGTGGAGGTGTACGGCGTGCTCGCTTGCGGCAACTTCTTCTGCCAGCCGTCTTTAAACCGCATATTCGAACGTATTGGCAGGAAAAGGGCGGGGGTGAGCCTGGGTTAGCGGCGGAAATCGCCGCAAAAAACACGTACTCGCCGGAGCTACGTTGCAATCCTATAGTTAAGAGATGAACCGACAGGTACGGAAGGGCACCGACGTATGGGTAAGCTAGTCATCAAATTCCAAGGCAAGTTGATCGGCGAAGTGAACCTGAAACTGGGCGATACGAAAATCGGTCGCAAAGTTGGCTGCGATATCGTCCTCAACGACAACGCCATCAGCGGCGAGCATGCCGTGGTCAAAACGGTGGGCATGAAATCCTCGATTCAGGATCTCGGCAGCACCAACGGTACCTTCATCGAGAACAAACGTGTGCAGCAGCACGAGCTCAAGCACGGCGAGTCGGTCATCATCGGC
It encodes:
- a CDS encoding PilZ domain-containing protein; protein product: MRLEHRWATRRSIDGDVTITCHPGGLFSGHLLNISSGGALVQCQCSLNADTPVELILQIKDGDTTRLHRLTAIVMRTQEAHIGLRFKNVEAATLAALSRKFAHTTARDTVPRMHTINHQPSSARRRSKEEAHDL
- a CDS encoding sulfonate ABC transporter substrate-binding protein: MRAASKPHEQLHIGYQKFGTLVLLKARGTLEQRLAALNVDVKWTEFPAGPQLLEGLNVGTIDFGLVGEAPPIFAQAAGADLVYVGNVPPAPTSEAIIVPKDSALKSVADLKGKRVVLNKGSNVHYLLVKALEQVGIAYNDVQVSYLAPADARAAFERGAVDAWVIWDPFLAAAQKQLGARVLADGTGVVSNHVFFLAARPYADRRPDIIAATLDKLAKLDKWAAVHPQEATDLLVGQTGLNADIIGLAVSRLSYGTKPVSPVVLAEQQKIAENFLRADTARTLRRGARGQL